In the bacterium genome, CTCGGAACGACGAACTCCTGCGTGTCGGTGGTCGAGAACGGCCAGTCGACGGTGATCCCGAATTCGGGGGGGTACAAGACGACCCCCTCGATGTTCGGCATCTCGCAGGACGGCAAGCGCCTCGTCGGTCACCTGGCGAAGCGCCAGGCGATCACGAACGCGCGGGGGTACAAGACGACCCCCTCGATGTTCGGCATCTCGCAGGAC is a window encoding:
- a CDS encoding Hsp70 family protein, which encodes MSRVIGIDLGTTNSCVSVVENGQSTVIPNSGGYKTTPSMFGISQDGKRLVGHLAKRQAITNARGYKTTPSMFGISQD